In Novipirellula artificiosorum, the following proteins share a genomic window:
- a CDS encoding alpha/beta hydrolase: MLLTDAQKLIHSSIEAFFVVMPNGRAQKDDRAQGDVFASGPAFAVFENDLLDDVIPDIESRYSVQADREQRGLAGLSMVGGQSLNFGLTHLDTFAWVGSFSSAPNTKAPEELIPDSEKAKEQLELLWLSCGNKDGLIRISQRLQRFLKKNDIPHVWNVDSHGHDPTHWRNNLYHFAQLLFKDSSENGSDATDAEDSATL, encoded by the coding sequence ATGCTTCTGACAGATGCTCAGAAACTGATCCATTCGTCGATAGAGGCCTTCTTCGTCGTCATGCCCAACGGTCGCGCCCAGAAAGACGACCGTGCCCAAGGCGATGTCTTTGCGTCGGGGCCAGCTTTCGCAGTATTCGAGAACGACTTGCTCGATGATGTCATCCCCGACATCGAGTCTCGCTATTCCGTGCAGGCGGATCGCGAGCAGCGAGGACTGGCGGGATTGTCGATGGTCGGCGGCCAGTCGCTCAATTTCGGACTGACGCATCTGGACACGTTTGCATGGGTGGGTAGCTTTTCGTCCGCCCCGAATACCAAGGCTCCAGAGGAACTGATCCCCGATTCGGAAAAAGCCAAAGAACAACTTGAATTGCTGTGGCTTTCGTGCGGCAACAAAGACGGATTGATCCGAATCAGCCAGCGGTTGCAGCGTTTCCTGAAAAAGAACGACATTCCGCATGTTTGGAACGTCGACTCACACGGACACGATCCCACTCACTGGCGAAACAACCTGTATCACTTCGCTCAGTTGCTTTTCAAAGACTCATCCGAAAATGGATCGGACGCAACCGACGCTGAGGATTCCGCTACTCTTTGA
- a CDS encoding aldo/keto reductase codes for MDRRTFLQSAAAGAAMAGTTAAQSPDQPQAGPAPGERQATNEPVTKVEWRNKQAGMAYRRLGRTGLMVSEIVSGGDPIRPDNYEHLNLAIEKGLNYLDMAPAYGRGKCEEAYGKLLTGSAKREKVFLTTKISGFKELRNRLYQEIFDELPAEKQKRIMQRAEQTLQAGGAAKPGYFVKYWPGQDREFAPSYLSNAMMPDYAHRVEGSKEFAEHITNSIEESLKRVGTDYFDIVMCPHGACTPEELRLPEIQATIDRLKQQGKIRFLGVTSHNDPAAILRTATEVGYYDLVMMAYNVINGGYLDHAIQMAAAEDVGVIGMKVAMAVATHHKSLQPIPQWRIDKVDRIVPGEMKAPMKAYLWALQNPSVSAVISNLWDKQFIEENLSLAGKKVELQPA; via the coding sequence ATGGATCGCCGAACGTTCCTTCAAAGTGCGGCGGCTGGCGCCGCGATGGCAGGCACCACAGCCGCTCAGAGTCCTGATCAGCCACAAGCGGGACCGGCACCGGGTGAGCGGCAAGCCACAAACGAGCCGGTCACGAAGGTGGAATGGCGAAACAAGCAGGCGGGCATGGCATATCGGCGATTGGGCCGCACCGGATTGATGGTTTCCGAGATCGTCAGCGGCGGTGATCCGATCCGGCCAGACAACTACGAACACTTGAATCTGGCGATTGAGAAGGGCCTGAACTACTTGGACATGGCTCCCGCCTACGGGCGTGGCAAGTGCGAAGAGGCCTATGGGAAACTGCTAACCGGATCGGCCAAACGAGAGAAGGTCTTCCTGACCACAAAGATCAGCGGGTTCAAGGAACTCCGTAACCGCCTGTATCAAGAGATCTTTGACGAATTGCCTGCCGAGAAACAAAAACGCATCATGCAGCGCGCGGAACAGACGCTGCAAGCGGGTGGAGCCGCCAAGCCGGGCTACTTCGTGAAGTACTGGCCGGGCCAGGATCGCGAGTTTGCTCCTTCTTATCTCAGCAATGCAATGATGCCTGACTATGCGCATCGCGTCGAAGGCAGTAAGGAGTTTGCAGAGCACATTACAAACTCCATTGAAGAAAGCTTGAAGCGTGTAGGAACCGACTATTTCGATATCGTCATGTGCCCGCATGGTGCCTGTACGCCGGAAGAGCTTCGACTCCCAGAGATCCAGGCGACAATCGATCGGCTCAAGCAACAAGGCAAGATCCGATTTCTCGGTGTCACGTCGCACAACGATCCGGCCGCCATTCTGCGAACTGCCACCGAAGTGGGCTATTACGATTTGGTGATGATGGCTTACAACGTGATCAATGGTGGATACCTTGATCACGCGATCCAGATGGCAGCCGCAGAGGACGTCGGCGTCATTGGCATGAAAGTGGCAATGGCCGTCGCCACACATCATAAGTCGTTGCAGCCGATCCCACAGTGGCGAATCGATAAAGTGGACCGAATCGTTCCCGGCGAGATGAAGGCGCCAATGAAGGCCTATCTGTGGGCGTTGCAGAATCCCAGCGTTTCAGCCGTGATCTCAAACCTTTGGGATAAGCAGTTCATCGAGGAGAACCTCTCACTGGCCGGAAAGAAGGTTGAGCTGCAACCGGCCTAA
- a CDS encoding chemotaxis protein CheB translates to MKQGNGPTSCRARCVRRTKESIQAVCHCLEQHLSPDFRSLMDELLARHTQMPIYRVEDGMVVEPNSLYLIPPKQEMIIADGKLLLTEKDSKQALSLPIDHFFRSLAQDAGARSIAVVLSGTGSDGSRGIRDVNKTGGLVIVQSVESAKFDGMPKSAIDTNLVDVVVEPTEIAEVLDRYAKHPFRSKLELEKSPPVDETSIESVFRLLQHRHRIDFNYYKPTTIGRRIERRIQLNHRGGDIDEYVRRLEDDPTEVDKLYKDLLIGVTRFFRDRDAFNVLRNDVLPALLLACDPGDEFRVWVAACATGEEAYSIAIMIDECMKEMDRRLAVKIFATDVHQASIDFAHTGVYPETSLDQLANQCFEVHLARRRNLV, encoded by the coding sequence GTGAAGCAGGGCAATGGCCCAACATCTTGTCGGGCACGCTGTGTAAGACGCACGAAAGAATCCATCCAAGCGGTTTGCCACTGTCTGGAACAACATCTATCGCCCGATTTCCGCAGTTTAATGGATGAACTGCTTGCGCGGCATACTCAAATGCCGATCTATCGAGTCGAAGATGGGATGGTGGTCGAGCCAAACTCTCTGTATTTGATTCCGCCAAAACAAGAGATGATCATCGCGGACGGCAAGCTGTTGTTGACCGAGAAGGATTCCAAACAGGCATTGTCGTTACCCATCGACCATTTCTTTCGCTCCTTAGCACAGGACGCGGGTGCGCGCAGCATCGCGGTTGTTCTTTCTGGTACCGGCAGCGATGGATCGCGGGGGATTCGCGACGTAAACAAGACAGGGGGATTAGTGATCGTCCAGTCGGTCGAGAGTGCGAAGTTCGACGGCATGCCCAAAAGTGCGATTGATACGAATTTGGTGGACGTCGTGGTTGAGCCAACTGAAATCGCTGAAGTACTCGATCGCTATGCGAAACATCCGTTTCGATCGAAATTGGAATTGGAAAAATCACCTCCTGTAGACGAAACGAGCATCGAGAGCGTCTTCCGACTACTACAGCATCGTCACCGAATCGACTTCAATTATTACAAGCCGACGACGATCGGTCGCCGGATCGAGCGTCGAATCCAATTGAACCATCGTGGTGGTGACATTGACGAATACGTGCGACGCCTCGAAGACGATCCGACCGAGGTCGACAAACTGTACAAAGACCTATTGATCGGTGTGACTCGCTTTTTCCGAGACCGTGACGCGTTCAATGTGCTCCGCAACGACGTGTTGCCCGCACTGTTATTAGCTTGCGACCCAGGAGACGAGTTTCGCGTATGGGTTGCTGCCTGTGCGACGGGTGAGGAAGCTTACTCGATCGCGATCATGATCGATGAGTGCATGAAAGAGATGGACCGCCGTTTGGCAGTGAAAATCTTTGCCACGGACGTCCATCAGGCTTCCATCGATTTTGCACACACGGGGGTCTATCCTGAAACAAGTCTTGATCAACTTGCTAATCAATGCTTCGAAGTACACCTTGCCAGGCGGCGCAATTTGGTTTGA
- a CDS encoding glycosyl hydrolase family 28-related protein: MKARLNFLVFLSATLWAVPFWGQETLSPEMHQRVQKKNNMTPMQLADYLPYIHPRVEDPVAEGVSLDVPLEVANRPLAEIGVVDVTAAPFNADCSGVNDTTLAIREAVDFARDHQMVLFFPPGTYRISDTIECRQKLTLRGNGRLTSAANFPCVLVGSTRPGKRSVLLLEPHSPGFDDPEHRKIVVHFTNCNYGFDKSDYQYGPLHPQANISYNQMLKDIDIVVGKGNAGAIGLRMQAAEGSSVQNVTIDATHGHTGMLGAAGSGGSHHNLTIRGGRIGIDTRGFPPEGRVDGSGTQPTPTMAGVTLLDQTVAALVNKSRGPLIGVGWRIRTQTTGPVIRLERDFPSSPYNGGLALIDSIVQFTGAAGEVVCATDKSFYMRSVYVDRSKRVVDGIAADANGWTLVEELAYPTQPPRFKDHTFHESVYLHGERSEQPSVHIQPGTEPPHDLTSRHIWSNSFPSFQDPRAVNAKSTPYNAAGDGMSDDTAALQHAIDENEIVFLPKGYYRVTDTIRLRPSTKLIGVAGHLSNIMTRAPFGKLGEGGRPKPLVETADTVDADTIIAHLGILLADEAPGECVKRHNENLPYYALSWRCGGSSIVRSPHIARTHLYGYPLRQPDGIEKFRYSAPTVRISGHGGGKWYNFFIHGLAKETDDYRHILVENTQGPLAFYHLHAQHADSYAQCEIRNSENVNIFGVKSEYQTRFLKVKDSNQIGIFGHGGNATALRGSAHYVFIDSDNVTLTNMSDQFDPRLDAPFSIPYKSHPVEPYSAYGPLIEIREGKVTSLPSNEDPVLWRSTE, encoded by the coding sequence ATGAAAGCACGATTGAACTTTCTAGTCTTCCTCTCCGCAACCCTGTGGGCAGTGCCGTTTTGGGGGCAAGAAACACTGAGCCCCGAGATGCACCAACGCGTTCAGAAAAAGAACAACATGACGCCAATGCAACTGGCGGATTATCTACCTTACATCCATCCGCGAGTGGAGGATCCCGTTGCCGAGGGGGTCAGCTTGGATGTCCCTTTGGAAGTCGCCAATCGCCCACTTGCTGAAATCGGAGTTGTCGATGTCACGGCTGCTCCTTTCAACGCCGATTGCTCCGGCGTTAACGATACGACTCTGGCAATTCGAGAAGCCGTTGACTTTGCCCGCGACCACCAAATGGTCCTGTTTTTCCCGCCGGGTACCTATCGCATCTCGGATACGATTGAGTGTCGTCAAAAACTGACCTTGCGAGGCAACGGTCGATTGACGAGTGCCGCGAACTTTCCTTGCGTTCTGGTTGGCTCCACGCGACCCGGGAAGCGTTCCGTGCTGTTGCTCGAGCCTCACTCGCCCGGATTCGACGATCCCGAGCATCGCAAGATCGTCGTGCACTTCACCAATTGCAACTACGGCTTTGATAAAAGCGATTATCAGTACGGTCCGCTCCATCCGCAAGCGAACATCAGCTACAACCAGATGCTGAAAGATATCGATATCGTTGTCGGCAAAGGCAACGCCGGCGCCATTGGTTTGCGGATGCAGGCCGCTGAAGGTTCGAGCGTGCAGAACGTGACCATCGATGCGACGCACGGCCATACCGGAATGCTCGGGGCCGCGGGCAGCGGTGGCAGCCATCACAATCTCACCATCCGAGGCGGACGGATTGGTATCGACACGCGGGGCTTTCCGCCGGAAGGCCGTGTCGATGGTTCCGGGACTCAGCCGACGCCGACCATGGCTGGCGTTACATTGCTCGACCAGACCGTGGCCGCGCTGGTGAACAAATCGCGAGGCCCATTGATCGGCGTCGGTTGGCGAATTCGCACACAAACGACGGGTCCCGTGATTCGGCTAGAACGCGATTTTCCTTCCAGCCCCTATAACGGCGGCCTCGCGCTGATTGACAGCATCGTTCAATTTACCGGTGCAGCGGGCGAGGTCGTGTGTGCAACAGACAAAAGCTTCTACATGCGAAGCGTTTATGTTGATCGTTCGAAGCGTGTCGTTGACGGTATCGCGGCGGATGCCAACGGATGGACACTTGTTGAGGAATTGGCCTACCCAACACAGCCGCCTCGATTTAAGGACCACACCTTTCACGAATCCGTTTATCTCCATGGCGAACGGTCGGAGCAACCCTCTGTTCACATTCAGCCCGGAACGGAGCCGCCGCACGACCTCACGTCCCGGCATATCTGGAGCAACTCGTTTCCCTCTTTTCAAGATCCGCGAGCGGTCAATGCGAAGTCAACCCCCTACAATGCGGCGGGCGACGGAATGAGTGACGATACCGCAGCGTTACAACACGCCATTGACGAGAACGAGATCGTTTTCTTGCCCAAAGGCTACTATCGCGTCACCGATACGATTCGCCTGCGTCCGTCGACGAAGTTGATTGGCGTGGCTGGGCATTTGTCGAACATCATGACGCGCGCACCATTCGGCAAGCTTGGCGAAGGCGGTCGACCCAAACCGTTAGTGGAGACGGCCGACACGGTCGACGCGGATACAATCATCGCTCACCTGGGAATTCTGCTGGCCGATGAAGCTCCTGGCGAGTGCGTAAAACGGCACAATGAAAACTTGCCCTACTATGCCCTGTCCTGGCGTTGCGGCGGTTCGTCGATCGTCCGCTCACCACACATCGCACGAACACACCTGTACGGATACCCGTTGCGGCAACCGGATGGCATCGAGAAATTTAGATACTCGGCACCGACGGTGCGGATCAGCGGTCACGGCGGAGGCAAATGGTACAACTTCTTCATTCACGGCCTCGCTAAGGAAACGGATGACTACCGACACATTCTTGTCGAGAACACGCAAGGCCCCCTCGCCTTCTACCACCTTCACGCACAACATGCCGACTCGTATGCGCAGTGCGAGATACGCAATAGCGAGAATGTCAACATTTTCGGCGTCAAATCGGAGTACCAAACGCGATTTCTTAAAGTGAAGGATTCGAATCAGATTGGCATTTTTGGTCACGGTGGCAACGCAACCGCCTTGCGCGGTTCGGCCCATTACGTGTTCATCGATTCCGACAACGTCACACTCACCAACATGAGTGACCAGTTTGATCCACGGTTGGATGCACCGTTTTCAATTCCGTACAAGTCGCATCCGGTTGAGCCCTACTCCGCCTATGGTCCGCTTATCGAGATTCGAGAGGGAAAGGTCACTTCACTGCCCAGCAACGAAGACCCTGTCTTGTGGCGCAGCACGGAGTAG
- a CDS encoding hybrid sensor histidine kinase/response regulator, with protein sequence MINLLINASKYTLPGGAIWFDLDRENDRVVITVRDSGEGVPKELQESIFEMFVQSETTLARSSGGMGVGLSLARIITEAHDGTISVQSDGVGHGSTFKIQLPLSERPLVQKLVAKPVAFDGRKLLLVEDNDDARMMLSETLRLEGFVVAEASDGPSALEQFQNFKPEIALIDIGLPEMDGYQIASKVRKMDGFDKTTLIALTGYARESDRQAAIEAGFDFHLAKPLNPIKFYERIAAKGPAARADNSTHA encoded by the coding sequence TTGATCAACTTGCTAATCAATGCTTCGAAGTACACCTTGCCAGGCGGCGCAATTTGGTTTGACCTGGATCGCGAAAACGATCGAGTCGTGATCACCGTACGTGATAGCGGCGAAGGCGTCCCGAAAGAGCTGCAGGAATCGATTTTCGAAATGTTTGTGCAGTCTGAAACAACGCTCGCACGATCTTCGGGAGGAATGGGGGTCGGGTTGTCTTTGGCACGGATCATCACCGAAGCGCATGACGGAACGATCAGTGTTCAAAGTGACGGGGTGGGACATGGAAGTACTTTCAAGATTCAGTTGCCCCTCTCGGAGAGGCCGCTTGTTCAAAAGCTTGTTGCCAAGCCAGTTGCCTTTGACGGGCGAAAGCTCTTGTTGGTCGAGGACAACGATGACGCGCGGATGATGTTGAGCGAAACGTTGCGGTTGGAAGGGTTTGTTGTAGCCGAGGCGAGTGACGGGCCTTCGGCTTTGGAGCAGTTCCAAAACTTCAAGCCCGAAATCGCATTGATCGACATCGGGTTGCCTGAGATGGATGGCTACCAAATTGCTTCGAAGGTGAGAAAAATGGACGGATTTGACAAAACAACTTTGATCGCGTTGACGGGTTATGCTAGAGAGAGCGATCGCCAAGCGGCCATTGAGGCTGGCTTTGACTTTCATTTGGCAAAACCGCTCAATCCGATCAAATTTTACGAACGGATCGCCGCGAAGGGGCCTGCTGCGAGGGCAGACAACTCAACCCACGCCTGA